In the genome of Diabrotica undecimpunctata isolate CICGRU chromosome 2, icDiaUnde3, whole genome shotgun sequence, the window GAGAAAAATATTGACTTCTTAAAGTGTTTCTATTTTAGAATTTTCACATTGAACTAACtattaactaaatattttaaagtattgCATGTTTCTGTATTAAATACACAATAACCAAGAAGTAGACAGATACATattcatattatattaaatattaagcACTGATGTAGCTAATAGAAACTGCTGCTGAAGGTAACAATGTATTATTTTAGCTGAACCTACCTCCTAATAAGCATTTTGTTTAACACTTTATCTAAATATTCCaaaattgtatattttttcataattttcttgtCACATCAACATTGAGTATTTGTAGGAGATACATGATTTATACAATACTGGACATTTAGGACTCTTCAGTCCTACATACAGTGCTTAAAGAACATTCTCGCCATACCTACCCTGTACACCTTACACATTGGAAGGACATCTTACTTATCTGAATCTGAGACATTCTCATTTGTAAAAAGGACATACAACATATATGctagaaaaattataaatattaatataacaGCTATCATAAACTGCTGCTTGTTGTGTGTTCTTAAAAGTGCCAATTGAGTTTCATattcttttaataactttctcATTTCTAATAAATCTGTCTTTATTTCCATTTGTTTGCTTAATGGTATTCTTGGggattttaacatttgttctagggCAATGGTTTTTTCGTATGTTTCTCTGCAAGCCTTTTCCGTTTGGGTAATCTAAAAaaacatatttgtaaaaatatgtaGGTATGTGATACACTTTCATTTCTTACCGTGTGCATGACTGAATAATTTTCGTTCACTAAAGAAGTCATTTTTTCAATTAAATGCGATTTTGGAAATATTGCTATCTACTGGATACGTATTCGATAGAAACATTCAACATTCATTAAAAtggcaacaaaataaaaaatacaataatcgtTTGCCCTTTATCTTTGTATATTATCTTTCATCTTCATCTCATAAACAGATGCTCATGCTCATAAAAACAGATTTTGATCACAGCACAGCACTCTCCTATATAGAAGTGTCAGTGCTTTGAGTCCCGTGCCCGTGTTAAAAACATCGAGTTAGAACTTTCTAACTCGATGGTTAAAAACTAAAACAACGATTGGAGCATCGTCTAGTGCCAGGGTGCGTAACTATATATAAACATGGCGGTAAATTCAAAAGGCACGTAAAACTATCTATtattgtgaactcattttaaaaGTATGGGACAATCAATATAAtcctaaaattacaaaaaaactgTTATTCTATACGataatatgtatgtatatttttCGTATGCTATTTGTACAATGTATGCTACAATGTACAAATTGTACATAATATTATCCTCTTCACTCCTTTCGTACACATATGTGTACTAATTCAGTTAAATTTATATCGtagaaataatgaaaaataaacctGAATTTGGTAATGTATCTACTACAGGACACTACCCTCGACCGTTCTGTAGTGAAGTTCGGTAAATCACTCATAGTTGGTAGCAATAGTAACATCATGGAAAATCTTAGAAAAATGGTTCCATCCATACCGTGACTTAAATAAACGCGGTAAGTAGTGTTATTCGAACATCATTTTAAGCTGTAAATAGTATTTGTTTTTCTATTAGTATTACTTCGTGTTGTCGAAGTTCCCAAATGTCTACAAAATTTGCAGTATCAGAAATTTGGGGACATAAATAAATTTGTACACATTTGTGTAATCGAGTACCCAACACTATTTTTGCTATTTGCAACACTATTCAACTATTAATTATGTGTACAATACTTTTCAGCCCTAGTTGTACTATTGATTATTATGGCTacataataatagtctcccgtttaaaaccttaaaatatctcaattaaGTACCATTTAAGCAAAAAACGTCGAGAcagatctatttttattttggatAACTGCAACTGTGACGACGTCATTTTATTGCGAAACACAATTCACCTTGTTATTCATTTGATTTTTGCTGCTTAAATGGTACTTACCCAATGGAGATATTTTAAGGTTCCAACCCAAACAATTACATTTTATGTGGACACTAGTTCGTAGTTAGTAGTAAATATTAATCAGCATCTTAAAACGCGTTATTTTTTTACAGACCGAAAAAAAACCTTTAACCCAAGACGAACTTTTAGCTCTGCTTGATGAAAGTGACATAGATGAATTTGATGACTCTATAGCAGACGATAATTACACACCTGAGTGAGTGATTTAAGTGATCTCCATTCAGACAGTGATGCTGGAGAGAATGAAGAGACAACTCAAATGATTCCGAATCAAATGTAGATGAAAAGGAGATTAGCACGACAGAAAGTATTTGTGACAAACAGGAAGCTGGAGATGTAATTCAAAATGCACACACACATGAAGTCGAGACGGAGGGTGAAAACTCAGCAGAAAATGGAACTGTTAATTCTGTCCAAAAAAATAATAGCGCGGAAGCTCCCGGAAAacagaatttgaaaaaaattaattttaaatgggacaAAAAATTTAAACTGAAAACTAAATTTCCAGAATTTGAAACTAACTTATCAGATTCAAACAGCGAGTTTGAGCGATTACCATTAAAATACTTCGACGATTATTATAACAATGATTTTTTTGAGTTAGTTGCTACACAAACAAAAAGTTTGTGGAAAAGTACTAAACACAACTGCTTCTGAGATCCAAAATTTTGTAGGAATTGGTAGAAACTGCAATACCAATATGGGAGGTGTGGACTTAGTAAATCGGATGATATCAACCTATCGTTCCTATCACAGGACAAAGAAATGGACAGTCCGGCTCTTGGAGCACTTCATGGATATGAGTGTAGTGAACTCCTGGATAGAATACAGAAATGAGTGCAGTAATCATCAGGTTCCTCCTCGAAAAGTTATGGGCTTATTGGATTTTAAAACAGAAATCGCACAAGAACTGATTGTAAATAATAAGGctaaaagaactttatttgaTGAGGATGAAGATGGGCCTACTGCAAAAAAGAAATTCCGTGGTCGACCTGGATTTGTTGCTATTTCTCTTCAAAAAATGCGACGTAATGAAGCTAATCATTTACCTGTAGCAGAAGATCAGACAACTGCCCAAAGATGCCGAAAAGAAGATTGTAAGGGTCGATCTAGAATAAACTGCACCAAATGTAATgtatatttggtttattaaaaaaatattttaatttgtttttatgaCTTTCATTTACTGTTTGGTCCCTGTATACACATATGTGTACAAATTAGTTGAGAGAATATTCTACATACAATACTAGAGTACATATTGGTGTACAAATTGATAACGGCGACTGTTATCAATTAGAGCTTTGCTAACACAATCATAGTCTTATTTAGGCCTAAAACATTccgcaaaataataaattattattaaataacacattCTGCAATGTCGGGATTGAAGAAGATATATAGTTACGCACCCTGGCACTAGGCGATGCGCCAATCGTCGTTTTACTTGTTACCACGAGACTGGCACTGCCAGGTAGAAGTGTGCTGTGACTTTGACTTTAATGACATGACATATAGCTACAACGATCAACgcgcaggaacgagactagcagtGCCACCAAACGGAAGGGTGCCAAATAAAAACGTGCGTTTATTTgtctatccttattataaatctaGGTTTAATTTATCTGTGATTTATGAGATGAACACTTTAAATAAAACCACAGTTTATTTTATACTATGATAAAACACTCGTGAAAATCCAGCATATCTGTTGCCATGTTGCCACATACAAGATTATTGCAATAATACACTATTATAGTAACAGTAACCAGCTTGTATTCTTTGtcgaatatttttatttacacactaatataaatttaattttcattgcGATtcgaatataatatatataatgtgtttatattaaataatttaaaaaaaaatgttcacttAAAGTGTGGCACTGGCAACACAAGTTCTGTCTAtgttatttgttttgaaaatgaAGATacattaaattttcattttacatTCCTAATCCTAACCTATCAATTGCAAGCTGCAAGGTAATAAAGGATACCTTTGCCTTTATTTTAATTgtcaataaaaatgaaattaatttataaataaaatatgtctGGAACAAGTAAGCCACCATGGAAAAAAGTATTGTACGAAAAACAACCATATCCAGATAATTACACCGATAAAAAAATTTTCTTAcaagacttaaaaaaaaacattgatttcAAAGAAGTTAAGTTTTTTGAGGCGTTTTACGGATCTTTAATAATATTACAAGAGTTTTGTAATGTAGTTACCTtcgtattgatttatttttacttactCTATGAATGGGTAGAACCATCAGCATTACTAACATGTACCAGTGCTGTAACCACTTTAGGATTTGTGTATTATCTTTGGGCATTTAGCCAAGACGTTTTGAGTAAACTCGGAAATGATATTAGGACTATTATTACTTTCGTAGTGGTTGGAAGACTGTTCTCTCCTGTCTTGCACACACTTACAGATACTGTAAGCACAGATTCAATTTATACAACAACATTTCTTATGATGGTTATACATATGATATTTTTCGACTATGGAGTAGGTGCAGCAATCGTTTCAAATAGTGTATCGTTAAGTACTGCAATTTTTGGTTCAATTTGTTTAGCTTCAAGACTGTCAACAGCATTCAATGCCTTCGTACTGATGACCACTGCCATAAAAATGTTCGTTTTACTCCCAATTTTGTATTCAGCGCTTAAAAATCAAACTTACTTCTTATGGATTTATTTAATTGTAGACATATATTGTTTAATCTATTTAAGTAAGTTAGctttggttttatatttatttactgttGTTCTTATAAGTTTAATTTGTCCATTTCTGTATGTTTATTTACAGAACTACAAAGAAACAATATATGGGCCTTGGGACGAGGCTGTTGTGGATGATGCAGATAGTATTATAAGTAACTTATAACAGTTTAtacatgttttttaataaaaattataaatttgtttttaatcttttattttaaaggTAGAAATATGGCACTGACTTTCCTTGTACACTCTGGATTCAAGAAATCGCTAACTGTTACACTTCCAAATTGTTCTGGTCATATTAAAAGGAGAGTAGTATTATTATTCGCTTATAACCTGGGCTTTTATCAATTGATGAGCCAAGATATTCGCCACTTATAATAAGAATAAGAACCCAGATCTATTGGACATTGTAACCATAAAGAGAATACctataactgaaataaaatccAGTTTTTTTATCTTAGCTCTGACTACAGTACTATAATCATAACTGAAAAGTTACAAGAatttataaatcttaatgtgAGAGTTGACAAACAAGACGAAATCAGAACTGCAGTTTACAGCTTTATTTACAGACTTTCGAACTTTGCTAAATCTCCATGGGTGGATATAACTTGTATGTGAATATGATAAAATTGTATCATATTGGGTGTTCTGTTTGTAAAAAGTTCCACATGCTTTGCCTATTTTACCATTGCTATAATTGTCCCCCTGAGAGGACTATTGATGTACACAGTGTGGTggacaaatttatttttttgtcagCGAGCAATTGatcaatttaaatacaatagtattatactaaaatataaaactttaaatCCCTAACTTATTACATAtcaaaaaattcaaaaactaacaaaaaagaaacaaaacaaaaacca includes:
- the PIG-C gene encoding phosphatidylinositol N-acetylglucosaminyltransferase subunit C encodes the protein MSGTSKPPWKKVLYEKQPYPDNYTDKKIFLQDLKKNIDFKEVKFFEAFYGSLIILQEFCNVVTFVLIYFYLLYEWVEPSALLTCTSAVTTLGFVYYLWAFSQDVLSKLGNDIRTIITFVVVGRLFSPVLHTLTDTVSTDSIYTTTFLMMVIHMIFFDYGVGAAIVSNSVSLSTAIFGSICLASRLSTAFNAFVLMTTAIKMFVLLPILYSALKNQTYFLWIYLIVDIYCLIYLSKLALVLYLFTVVLISLICPFLYVYLQNYKETIYGPWDEAVVDDADSIISNL